Sequence from the Panicum virgatum strain AP13 chromosome 5N, P.virgatum_v5, whole genome shotgun sequence genome:
GTACTGTTCCAAATTCTGAATTGTTTGTTTTTGCCAAGCGCACCAACTTTTTTCCTGAAGTGCATATGATGTCTTACACTTgatctctgaacttcaggtaaGTTCATATGTGGAAAATATTAATCACTGATGCACgcttactctttttcctctcatTTCTGTTAGTTTTATCACAAACTACCAAAACATTTATCGTAACTACACGATTGTTCACCTTTACTGTGTTGACTGCTGTCTTGTGTTCAATTCAATCAGTTACTTTGGTTAAGCTTTCTGCATCAGTTTGCAATTTGCTTTGCTTTTCAAGATTATAATGTCTGTTTttgaatgattttttttactcaCATTAGATGGTACTCTTGAAAATAACAACCGTGAAGCTTAGCACTTGATTTAGTGTAACTGTGTTTTGAAGAACTACATACGAAATATTTTCAGCTTATTTTGGGGTGGTTCCTCATCTTCATGGACATGATTTGCACAGGCTGTCATGTTTTACTTGAATCGCTTGCTTTGGTTAATTGTTGATCTATCACATCTCTTCTTTGCTTTGCTTGTCCAGTTTTCGAATTTGTATTTCTTTTAGCTCAGCTTAGAAGAACTCTTGAATGTCATGGATGCCCAGAGCATGCTAAATTGTGTCTTTAGACATAGGCCCCCTTTGGCAACACAAGATTTTACAGGGAATAGTTCGATTCTCACATGGTTGATAAGAATTCCTGTGCTCTAAATGCTGAATTTCACCAGCCTCTTTACTGAGGCAGTGGCTACAATCTCTTCACAAATTTTAACTGCGGTTTGTTTCTTTATCTTTTGTTGATTTTGCAGTCCAAGTCATGTGGTAGAAGTCCTGATCACAAGGACAGAAGATGTTCTTCTGACTGGAGGGACAGAAGAAGTCCTTCCGAGCGCGATGGCAGAAGAAGCTCTCGTCAGCGAGATGACAGAAGCTCTCGCGAGCGTGATGACAGAAGAAGCTCTCGCGAGCGCCATGATAGAAGAAGCTCTCGCGAGCATGATGACAGAAGAAGCTCTCGCGAGCGCCATGACAGAAGCTCTCGTGATCGCAATGACAGCAGTTACAGCAAGGAAGGAACCAGAAGCGATGAATGGCCAACTTCTGGCATGATCTCCGGTTCTTCTGACAGAAGCTCAGCAGGGCCAACAGAGAAGCAGTTGCATGATCAACAAGGGAAGGGTATATTCCATCCCGTAAGTGGGATCAAGAAGGAACCTCCTCGGAAAGTCACTGCAGATGAAGCTGCTGCTATTGTAATGGCAGCTACTCGTGGACTGGGTGCTGCCAATAACTCTCTTAACACCATAAAAGGAAAGAAGGAAGACGTTGGCATCAATTGTAGTAATGATCATTCTTCCAGCTTTGGAAGTTTGTCGCCTTTACTAGACCGAGATGCACCATGGAAACGCATTTCAAATAGTGAGGCGGATACTTCACTTACAAGTAGTGGACAGCCTAAAAAGGAAGGTTTTGGAATTATTGATGATGATTGGATTGCAAACACTATTGCGAAAGCTGTTGCTGTTGCAGCCTCCAAAGAAGCAGATTCTTCTGAAGCTTCCATGACAAAGGAGCAGAAGCTGAAAGCTGAGAGGCTTCGGCGCGCAAAGATGTTTGCATCAATTGTTAAGAGTGGAGGAAACAAGATGAATGATTTGGCTACAGTATCAGATCCAACAGATGAACCTTCCAAGGCCACACCTGCTAATATGAATGCCTCTGAACTTGATGCACAAGCACAACCCAAGGAACGTGAAGGTAGCTCTGCTCCAATTGAACGTAATGATTCAAGCGTGACAAAGTTGGAGAAGGACTCTGATGATGAACAGAACATAGTGCGGAAGTATCGAAAGAAACATCACCAAGAGTCCAATGAGGAGAAAGATGAATCAGAGGAAAGCTACAAGCACTCGAGGAAGAGGCACCGGCCAGAACATTCAAGAGCCCATAGTAAGGATGTCCACAAACATAAGCACAAGAGTCACTCCAAGGGCAGGGAATCCAGACACCGTAGGCACCGGCATAGCTCTTCGGAAGATGAGCATGAGCATCGGAGTTCCAAGTCAAGGCATCAGCACAGGGATGATGATCGCTACTCTGATGATGAAGAACATAGCAGGTCACGTGGGTATCGGAGGGAACATCGCTCCAGTTCTAAACGGAAGCATGAGGAAGGGCAAGATCAGAGTGAACAGACTCAAGGTCGTTTTGAAGTGTCCCCGAGCCCATCAGCTGCTAAGTTTGAATCAGACAAGCCACCTGGGGCAACTGAAGTGCCGAGTGAGCTGAGGGCAAAAATTAGAGCGATGTTGCTAGAGACACTGTAATTTTTTGTTATAAGCAATGACATTTGAAACCTTAGATCTCTGTTTTAAATCTCTGTCCGGTAACCGACTTGTTCTATTGTATCTGGTTCAAACGTCCTCCTTTGCGCTCAGAGCCCCATTTTTTCTAATGCTAAATATGTAAACCTGACTTCCTCTGCATGTATGGGTTTGTTTTTATGACGATCTTGTGTGAATCAGCGATGTGGATGTCAAGAGCAAGGCTCATGCTACGGGAAACTTTTTCATGGGCACATTTTTTATAAGTTATAGTGAATGGGTGCTACCGGATCATGACCACAATGCTCTCTTCAAAATAAACTTGGGTATAGTTGTATAAgtttaaaattgtataagagTTTGTAtcttatctctatatacgaTTTCGGGACCAAAAGAAGGCCTCCTAGTGTGGCCACGTCACCGTCTTATGATAGCCAGGCGAACGGTCCAGATCACACGAATCATAGTCATTCTGCAAACAAAAAAATGTTCTTTTGAGAAATTATACCGTAGTTCAACCTTCCCGATTtagaaaattttgtaaataaatcctTAAGTTTTGATTAAATCAATCAACCATCCAGGTCCACTCTGCAATCTTTTTAGAAAAACTCTCGCATTTCAATTAAATCAAACCACAACTCGGTTCATTTGTTACTTCTACACGAGCAACATTATAAGTATAACTGAACACCAAAACACGTTGGAATCAAAagttgtttatataaaatatgatcaaaattttgaaaactacaactttatagagcaaattttaaaatttaaattactttcaaaatttatttgcaCAAATGCTTGCATACGCCTCGTTGTACCTATAATTTGGACaccaaaatattttcaaataaaaaaatgatcaATACAAAAGTTACTtagaatttaaaatttacatCTTTACTATATAGtaaaaattcaaattcaaaacacttctaaaaaattcaaatactaaaatttttcaaaatttcaaaacctaAAGCTTTGCCACACAACAAAATTGCaaattcaaaatattttcataattcaTCCAACATAACATCTTATTTtgctaaaaatataatattgtaTTACTCTTCTTTTATGACCTCCCATGCTACTTTCACAATAACGCGGCATATTTTAATATAACTACTACTTTCTTAAAAAACATCATGTCTATTAGTTACCTCATGATTTCGTAAATACATTAAGTATCCGACTAACTATGCTCTGCTCTcccaaataaattattttaccaCTTTTTTCACCATAATAAATACAACAACAAATATCATACCTACATTTTGATACCCAGAATAACATAATACTTAAATAATAATGTCACGACAATAGAATGCCCAAAATATATACCAAGTGCAACAGCAGGATGCAGACCAAGACTTCTATGCAAAAATAGCGAAACCATGGAGGTATCTTAACTAGATTGCTTAAAAAATTGTACAGCAATCACTACATGCATGAATTAAAATCCGCATCAACTACAATACTACGACGCGGGATACGAGACGACCTTTCTAGTTtatacatattttttatttctaaagTAGATAAGGTTTCTacctaaatttttattttgttctatCTTGTGTCATTGATAGGTGGATTTTAGTCCATTCTGTATACGAGTTGAACCAGTCTTCTATAAATGACTACTATACGTTTCAATACTCAAATGTGACCGTAGCAACATACAGATATAATTGCCTAATCTGGACTGAAATTTTAATCTCTTTACAACCTCTAGGATCCCTCTAGGTGAATCCAGTAGATGGACGACATCCAGTTAAATTTGGTTGCCAATTCGGTCCAAGTCCCACCCAAACCATTCCGTCAACGGGCCTGTGTTCCGTCTCAGCGGCGGCTCCGTCACCCACGCTCGCCCGCAcggttttttattttcgttttttaccaaaatatattttcgatttggaaatttacaggaatgtACCCGGCCgcccgggcggcaggggcttttgtgaaaaaaaattcgcGGAGAAAATTGCGCAGAGGttcctgggggccggtcgcccggcagcggggcggccggccctggccgcccggctgctggGCGACCGGcactcccacccttatataagggttggctggtcctccacccctcatttgcatcactaaaattccagaaaccaagtaaaaagagggagggagggagagaggcgaagccctgccggattttcgagccggcgactgcaggtaaccaaaattcttctacgctttactaAT
This genomic interval carries:
- the LOC120675305 gene encoding uncharacterized protein LOC120675305 isoform X2: MPVSDGWSRDEVPTIDAHCFLAMYLDVRNRQPPSEKVHHIIARTALFVSEHGGQSEIVLRVKQGNNPTFGFLMPDHNLHSYFRYLVEQPQLLKDGADAVDMSKVKKNEGEHASSGGALSLLGTAYDSGDEDEGTLPPGLKGMDRANPMTPDSQGHVKSVSTIPDNKDKSVLSEAAAASAKSKPILMKKNPMITGNIIITAPREEVKDTTTASTTAKSQNTNSGLYETKEMILEPPSFMKRTMEKIVEFVLTNGKEFEAKLIEQDRTTGRFPFLLPSNPYHSYYLKFLQETQESKSCGRSPDHKDRRCSSDWRDRRSPSERDGRRSSRQRDDRSSRERDDRRSSRERHDRRSSREHDDRRSSRERHDRSSRDRNDSSYSKEGTRSDEWPTSGMISGSSDRSSAGPTEKQLHDQQGKGIFHPVSGIKKEPPRKVTADEAAAIVMAATRGLGAANNSLNTIKGKKEDVGINCSNDHSSSFGSLSPLLDRDAPWKRISNSEADTSLTSSGQPKKEGFGIIDDDWIANTIAKAVAVAASKEADSSEASMTKEQKLKAERLRRAKMFASIVKSGGNKMNDLATVSDPTDEPSKATPANMNASELDAQAQPKEREGSSAPIERNDSSVTKLEKDSDDEQNIVRKYRKKHHQESNEEKDESEESYKHSRKRHRPEHSRAHSKDVHKHKHKSHSKGRESRHRRHRHSSSEDEHEHRSSKSRHQHRDDDRYSDDEEHSRSRGYRREHRSSSKRKHEEGQDQSEQTQGRFEVSPSPSAAKFESDKPPGATEVPSELRAKIRAMLLETL
- the LOC120675305 gene encoding uncharacterized protein LOC120675305 isoform X3; its protein translation is MYLDVRNRQPPSEKVHHIIARTALFVSEHGGQSEIVLRVKQGNNPTFGFLMPDHNLHSYFRYLVEQPQLLKDGADAVDMSKVKKNEGEHASSGGALSLLGTAYDSGDEDEGTLPPGLKGMDRANPMTPDSQGHVKSVSTIPDNKDKSVLSEAAAASAKSKPILMKKNPMITGNIIITAPREEVKDTTTASTTAKSQNTNSGLYETKEMILEPPSFMKRTMEKIVEFVLTNGKEFEAKLIEQDRTTGRFPFLLPSNPYHSYYLKFLQETQESKSCGRSPDHKDRRCSSDWRDRRSPSERDGRRSSRQRDDRSSRERDDRRSSRERHDRRSSREHDDRRSSRERHDRSSRDRNDSSYSKEGTRSDEWPTSGMISGSSDRSSAGPTEKQLHDQQGKGIFHPVSGIKKEPPRKVTADEAAAIVMAATRGLGAANNSLNTIKGKKEDVGINCSNDHSSSFGSLSPLLDRDAPWKRISNSEADTSLTSSGQPKKEGFGIIDDDWIANTIAKAVAVAASKEADSSEASMTKEQKLKAERLRRAKMFASIVKSGGNKMNDLATVSDPTDEPSKATPANMNASELDAQAQPKEREGSSAPIERNDSSVTKLEKDSDDEQNIVRKYRKKHHQESNEEKDESEESYKHSRKRHRPEHSRAHSKDVHKHKHKSHSKGRESRHRRHRHSSSEDEHEHRSSKSRHQHRDDDRYSDDEEHSRSRGYRREHRSSSKRKHEEGQDQSEQTQGRFEVSPSPSAAKFESDKPPGATEVPSELRAKIRAMLLETL
- the LOC120675305 gene encoding uncharacterized protein LOC120675305 isoform X1, which translates into the protein MDLEIVGRHALLFDDDATAEVVNSGGSLVPWAAIGAADLLLDRHDVRHLLDRVPPRPRRAYSKDILSVPSSDGVSEAELDRERYLDLPAADGGDEDEGSGHAAPSGNGADTRQTDYSSVPFSYGSSAGSEDPYSSGSYYRPSFYVPESLLNKLPPSEKVHHIIARTALFVSEHGGQSEIVLRVKQGNNPTFGFLMPDHNLHSYFRYLVEQPQLLKDGADAVDMSKVKKNEGEHASSGGALSLLGTAYDSGDEDEGTLPPGLKGMDRANPMTPDSQGHVKSVSTIPDNKDKSVLSEAAAASAKSKPILMKKNPMITGNIIITAPREEVKDTTTASTTAKSQNTNSGLYETKEMILEPPSFMKRTMEKIVEFVLTNGKEFEAKLIEQDRTTGRFPFLLPSNPYHSYYLKFLQETQESKSCGRSPDHKDRRCSSDWRDRRSPSERDGRRSSRQRDDRSSRERDDRRSSRERHDRRSSREHDDRRSSRERHDRSSRDRNDSSYSKEGTRSDEWPTSGMISGSSDRSSAGPTEKQLHDQQGKGIFHPVSGIKKEPPRKVTADEAAAIVMAATRGLGAANNSLNTIKGKKEDVGINCSNDHSSSFGSLSPLLDRDAPWKRISNSEADTSLTSSGQPKKEGFGIIDDDWIANTIAKAVAVAASKEADSSEASMTKEQKLKAERLRRAKMFASIVKSGGNKMNDLATVSDPTDEPSKATPANMNASELDAQAQPKEREGSSAPIERNDSSVTKLEKDSDDEQNIVRKYRKKHHQESNEEKDESEESYKHSRKRHRPEHSRAHSKDVHKHKHKSHSKGRESRHRRHRHSSSEDEHEHRSSKSRHQHRDDDRYSDDEEHSRSRGYRREHRSSSKRKHEEGQDQSEQTQGRFEVSPSPSAAKFESDKPPGATEVPSELRAKIRAMLLETL